The genomic segment AACAGTGAATATTATTGAAAGGAAGGTGTACCTGCAACTAAGTAGCTCTGGAGAAAGTTGAGTCCACTCCCCTCATTTTCCAAGTCAGGAGTTGAAACCTCAAATCTCCTGCTGTTGAGCAGCAGAGCTAGGGGCACCTGTTAACTTCTGACCCCAGTTCAGTGGCTCTCCTGCCTCCTTTAGGGGAGACCCACTGTTTAGAGGAGCTTTCTGCTGTTTCAGGAGGTATAATTGTTATTCACTCAGGAGATCTAAGTCGTTTAGCACATTATAATTCTTTAGGACCTTTtggaaatacatttctttttcagccttttttctgcagagatttcttttttaattagaattttgaAGCACTATTAAATTGTAGAAGTTCACTGTTAAAACCAGTAAAATTATACTTTCAGTATATTTTTAGTGGAGAACTAGTAAAGTGCTCTGAGTGACAGTATGGGGAAAGGGGTCCATTTCAGAATCCTCCCTAGAAACTAGAAGTTGTGAGGCAGACACATCACATTTATCTTTAGGTTATACCGAAATGGTGTTTGGAAGCATACTCGGAAATGTTATGAAAGTTCCCAGTAATTGATTAAGTAATAACCTAATGTGGCTCACTATTATTTAtaggtaaacaaacaaaaacacctaaAATTAATAGTTCATTAGGCTTCAGCAGAGCAGCAAGCTCCTGCCTTGGTTAAGCAAAATGGCTTTCCTAGTCTAATATATCTGAGGGTAACGTGGGCACCTTCCCACAATGTGGCCTGAAATAccatgggggctgggggaggggctggtggtAGGCGAGACCGACAAGTGTTTTACATAAGACACTTAACTGTCCTTCATTTGTGTACATTTTAAGCAGTTTCTTAGGCGCTTGTTAAGGCTGATTTGGTTAGTTGTCAGTGATAGCATTTATGCTAATTTCCACTCACGTGCAGCTTGGAAAAGGCTGAAAACCAAACACAGGTATTTATGGAGACTATCCGTGTGATATACCTATAAGAAATATTCCCTTTTTGGTGTGTTTTTCCATCGAGAAGTAAGGTTAATTTCTTTGCACGAGTGTTAATCCACAAAGtaaacttttgctttttttttttctcctcttcaggGATAtcccagagaaggaaggaaataccCTTTGCCACCACCCTCAGGAAGATACAGTTGGAATTAGGCTTTTGTAAAGCTTTCCCAGATCCTTTCATCATTCTACAGTTTTATGCTATTTGTGGAAAGATTTCTTTCTCAAGTAGTAGTTTTTAATAAAACTACAGTACTTTGTGTATTTCTTTTAACTGTATATTTCTACTGATTCGATCTCACTGTTTTATGTTGCTTTCCAAAGATGTGTGTTGCATAATACAGTGGATCTGAATTTATTATTGCTTGTAAAACACATTTGATGGAATAGGAATACTGGTTTTTCATTATGGTTAAAAAGCAAACCAGCTGTGGATTTCAAAACACAGTGTATTCTAGATCATCTAAGATCCATGCTGATTTTTAATGCACAAGAATTAGGTATGAACTCTTGAGCTGGAACCCTCAGCTAACTAGAGTGTATATTGTTCAGTATTTCTTTGGGAACATTTCATTGATGTACTTGTCATATGGAAATTTCTGGACTTTAGTAAAAAACAATGCAAAACTTAGAACTCTGGTCTctcttgttgtttttcttttacagtaTTTAAACTTTGAAAATCTTGGCCaactgtgtgggttttttttatcaatatatcagaattttctacaattagatgtccaaaaaaaaaaaaaaatcaatgaagaagTAGATTTTAAGAGGATATGGTCAGAAAGACAACCCAACCGACTCATGTATGCCTTTCCACTACTAATTTGGCGAATTATAAAATCTTCGTGAGATGATCTACATTTTACAAATTTCAGGCATATTTGTGCTGCAGTTTTAAGGATTTGTTTTAAATCTTTGAGAATTCTCCAAGTTTGAGAGAAATCTTTGAGAAAAGTTCAGGGGGGTGGTGATGCGTGAGACGTGAGGAAGATTGTGGTATaaataaacttccagttacaaaataaatgagtcacaggatGAAATTTACAGCAtggagaatataatcaataatgCTGTTTCTGTATGGTGACAGGTGGTAACTAGATTTACTCTGCTGATCATTTTGTAACGTACAGAAATCTGGAATCAGTTTGTGCTCCTGGAACTAACGCAGTGTGGTAGGTCAGTTATActttagttgaaaaaaaaaaaacaacacacaatggaagagcagaaagaaagaagaaaacttgaaaagttttggacttccttagtggtccagtgattaagtatctgccagccaatgcaatTCCCAGTCCGAGGAGATTCCACATGGCACGGGGTGACTAAGCCCcagcactgcaactactgaagcccacttgccctagagcctgtgctcaacaAGGAAAACCCGCACACCACAGTTGGAGACACCCggagcacagcaacgaagacccagcacagccagaagtgGATAAATaaaggatttaaaaaagaaaacctgaaaagTTTAATTGCTAGGTAAATTGTGTATGCTCCTTGGTATATTTTTGCATTATTTCACAATAGATTCCAGTTTGTACTCATTTTTTCCTTGCTACTAAGTACACTAATTCCTTAAATTTATGCTTGCAGGTCATACACAAGCACTTCcatatgtttttcattttccccAACAAATTTAGACACACGTATGAAGACTTGTCCACTTTTCCATTCTAGCCTCAGATTGTAAAATGTTTCTGACTTTCGACATTTTTGCTTTAATATTCAACAAAGGCAACTTGTTAAATCTATTCAGGAAAAATCCCACCTTAACCTTGGATAGGAAGGTATTTTGAAGCTATTGAGTTCATTGCTGATGATGGGTGAGTAGAGCAGTGTTCTTTTTTGAGATAAAGTCTCTGAATTAACCATTATATATTACCATCACAATACAGTGAAGGAATAATGCTGTTTATCTTCTGAATATTGAAAATGTGTAACACCTGAATCAAGTATTGCATATTCCAAAGGAGCCCAGGCACATGTCTTGGGGTATACAGCTTCCTAAGTACCCTAGAGCCATGCGTCTACAGGACCTAGACTTTCTCAGATCTTTAATTTTGGTCtagttttttaagttttcatgagCATATCTGAAATAATTGTTTTTGACTTGGTTTTTTGCACCATTGCACGTAACTGATCAAAACACATTaagtttgaaaatgtttttaagtgtTTTGAAGACATCTAAGCAAAAAAGCCTGATGGAAAATTAAGCCCCGAGCTTTCCTCTAGCAGGTGGTGAGCCctggcttccttctctctcctcactcTGACATCTCTTTCCAACTTATCCCCTCACGTTTGAATCTTCCAGAAAAAGTCCCCGTTATTTCAACAAAGGCTTTTTAGAACTTTCAATGGCGCGTTAAAGCTATAACTAGCCCCCTCTACCCTCAGGAATAAATAAAGGCAACGGGTCGGTTTTGTGTAGTTAACTGTCCTCCATCGTACTATGCTTGAGTAGGGCCAAGTTTTTCAAGGTTTTTAAGCATTTAAGAACCTGGGAACAGCCCGACTTGATCGCGTCGCTGAGAGCCGGTGGTGAGCGTCTGTCTTCAGGGTGAGTTCGAGGGCAGCACACGGTTATCCGTCCATCCCGGAGCGCTGTCCAGCCGCGCGGCGTCGGGGAAGCCCGTGGGGAGGTGACCTGCAGGCTGACCCCGAGCCAGGGCCGGGCGGGCGGCTCAGGGGGGCGCGCGTCGGCGGCATCATCACCCGGGTTCCCTGGGTCGCGCGCCGCAGCTTCGCCGCCGGCCAGCGTCGCCTCGGCTCCCCGCACGGATGCGATCGTCGGCCCTGGAAGGAGACAACGGAAAGGGTCTTCTCCGAGGCAGCTGTTCAGTTCTAAGCCTGAGGGTAAGTGAATTTCGCTTGGCTTGGAAATCAGAATGTAGTCGTTCTCCGACGTAACCTGGAAGCCGGGTTCGCAGGCGGCGCGGTCCCGGGCATGGCCTGCATCCGGCTCGTCCGGCCCCGCGGCTGCCTGGAGCAGACCCGCTAGCCTCCGGCCCGCGAGCGCCAAAACTAATCAACTAGCAAGCGGCCCATTTTCGGCGGATTTCTTCTCCACTCAGGGTGAGGTGAACGTCTGCATTGCTAGTTATCTGATACCGCATATGTGGCACGAGGGGCAGAGGTAAGAGGCTTTAATTAGTGTGTGGGAAATGGGAATGGAACCACTTACTACCGCAAAACAGTTTGCACAACTTAAACTTAGGCAACATTTGTGATTAAACTTTTATTAGAAATCACCTAAGCAACTACTGAGAGAGGTTACATGGAAATTTAGAAACTGAAACAAAAGGCACTTCATGCCAACAttctaaagcaaaaacaaaagaaaccaatATACCTCTCTCAGAAGCTTCCAAACCTCCCTGCTCAAAATATAATGACATAAAAGTGATCCTAAAATCACAAAGTGATCTCAATACTTACAGGAGCGACTCCTGACTTCAAGTCGTCTTTGAATCTTCTCCAGATGCTCACCAATTTTCACTAGCAGCAAAAGTCtacttatttaattcatttttaataaaatgtatctTAGTGCCCTGTCTCATTGGATTTGAGCATGGCAAgtagcagtatttttaaaaactggacttGAGTAATTAACATACAGAGTTTTATCCACATATTAATGTTAACGTTAAATAGCTGCGCGGTATCATTCATATTCTCAACTACATCTGAAACTTTTATCACCACTACACTGCATTATCTTACGCACAAATTCTTATCTAAAAATCTAGTCATGGGTATTTATGTGAGTATGGTTCACAAATTTAAGTCTTTCTAAAAGTCATCATTATGAAATGCAGCTAACAAAGCAAGTCTTTGGAAGGTGCTTGCATTTAGTGGACAGGATTGTGTCTCTGATTTGCTTTAAATTGAAAGTAAACAGTCCATAGCAGAATGGAGTTTGGACACAACATCTGTGTTGATAAAAGTGTGATTGACTTACTTGTTCTGACTGTTAGGTTTTAGTTCTAAGCAAAGCCTCAAACAGAAGACAACTGGGTTACACCCCCTCTTCCATGTACAAAACTCCCTTCCTGTATCTTTCAACATTgggtgcacatgtacacacacacacacacacacacacacacacacacaccccacttcaatttaaatacacacacacacacacacacaccccacttcaatttaaatacacacacacacacacacacacacacacacacacacacacacacacacacacacacacacacacacacacacacacacacacacaccacttcaATTTAAATCCCAACACAGATTTCAGAAAAGTACCTGCAATCTCCGCCGTTCCTCTCTGCCACTTGGATTCTGGATTTTGGTTTCTGTGCCTCAACTGGGAAGAAATAGGTTAGAATGCTGTAAAACCCCAAAAACCTTTAGGAAACTGTGACATCGGCAGTTAGCATTTCTCAAACGGAGTTTTGCTGTGGCCTCTGCTAAACTTTGGAGGGGCTTTGTTCCCACTTAAGACTCTGCGCCAACCTCCCTCTTGGTTGTGAAGACACTTATCCTCCTCTTCAGTTAATGAGTTTCACCTAGTCTGGCCGTTTGTGTTTTTATAAAAGATCTGCAAAGCACTAATtgcaaaagaagggaaaaaagcttTTGTTTAGCATTAATCAGAATGTGGAATTCTACAGtataaacattttctattttaatgtttcaaaaacaAACCTTATCCTAATTTCTGGATGTGCACACATAAACTCAGTACATTTCTGGGTGTAGAATGTTAAGCTCTCCGCAGCAATTAACTCTGGCTTGAGTCCCTTACTATTTAAAGGAACACTGAAAGGAAAAAGATGCCTGTACCAAATACACTTTCAGAAAATATTGTATAAAGAAGGCTGTTTCTTCTTAATGGTCTTTTTGATTGATAGTTCAGTTAGTCTAAGGGATTTTTTTGTTCCAAAAATTATCAAGGGAAAAACTCTGCatgaagatttattttctttaaatatgttaCTCGGAACCCTTAGTCCATAAGCTACTGTTTTTGTTAAGTATtgggctgttaaaaaaaaaaaaatttacaaaccatGTGAAATTTTATAACATGTTTTCTAGAAGTAGAATTTCAGAATTTGAAGTAATCAATATAAAGAAGCATTTTTAAATCTGGCACATTAGTAATAGTTATGCTAGCCTGGTTGGCTtttgaaaatcaattttattaGCATGCAAAAACTCAAACTGGGAGAATTTTCTGAAAGTGTACtgcatcattttcatattttttctgctcaaattttatgtaaaatgtgttaaaaatcagTTATCATTTTGCAAAATGCATTCACAGCCCCTTGATAAAGATTGAGTCACTTGCttctttaagtgttttttttctctttgtgaaagGAACTGgagtttttaattattattactgtttactgtagaaaatatatttagagaaagtgcaacttttaaaaacactttgcacagttcagaaaaatacccaagcaatgaaatgaaataaagtgtTTCATTTCAAACTATAATTCTAAAATATCAAATGTATAAGAGGTTTAGGGTCTCTGGGAAATGTTTTGGTCATTTGTAAAACATGCATTATCCATGTTAcgtctttaatttttcttcattttatgaacTCCCTTTCTCCAGTCTTCTTTTAGCATTTTTAATCTACTACCAATTCTTGAAACCATGAATAAACTGAGCTGTGTTGTCACATCATGCCaactagtgttaaaaaaaaaagcctatacaACTTAGTGAAAAGGAAATGATCATttgaaatttaccaaaaaaaaaagtacttaaatTCTTTTAAGTTATATTTAAATATCCCTTTGAAACATAGGAAATATAAATCAGCATATTAAAGAGTAAATACATTATTTGTACAAGAAAACACCAACAAAATCGGTGTGTAATCCCTATTAACTTctaaatatgagaaaataatcaaTATTTTACTGATTCTTTACACACTGATTACCATTCAATAGGTCaccttattttcttccttcttgacatgcttgaaaaatagatTAATTGATGTCTGTTTTAGCaattttgcttgtttgttctAGTGTTTTATCAAGGTACTTTAATTCAGATAATCAAATACCTTAGAAAGAGTAAATAACATGTCTGTAGAATAGGGTATAATTTATTTTGTCCGTTGATTTTGGGAGACCAGTTTCCATATAAAAAGTAGCTTACAATCCTTTCTTTTGATGAGCTGCATCTTAGGAGGAAAAGCCTCTTTTAGAATAATATACAAACACTCATTGCCAAATCATGAtcgaaacatttaaaaaacagcatTAAGTTTAAAAAGCTATATCAATTCGTATAATATTTTGATTACGTTTATTCCATTTCTCTAAATGGCAATAACTCCTCTGCAGTAATGTTGCTATGTGCATGATCCACCTTGAGCTACAGTTCACTTTCCATCAAACATTAATGAAATTGCACTtaagcgggggcggggggagcggtGGAGGGGGGGTCGAAAATTAATCTCCCAAGGTAAGTTCCACTTCAAGAAGAAAACCTTGTTAAAGCTGGGTTGATTTTTAGAGCTACAACCACCACGTAAGTCTCCAACGTTTAAAACTCCGAGAGCTTTGGTTAGGAACGTGGTGGTGGTTGTGGACTCGGCCGGCTTTTTACACAATTTAGGAACCTCCGGAAGGAGAAAATCACCTCAAAGCTTCCTGGCCGGCGCGATCtcagggttcgatcccggggCTTGTCGCGTCCCCACCCGCAGCGGAGGCCCGGCGCCCGCCCCTCTCCGCGATCCGTCCGTCCGCTCGCGAGCGGCGACCCCGCCGTCGGCGCGCGCAGACCCTCGGGAGGCGGAGGGACCCCCGGCCAGCCGCGCCGTCACCACGTCCGGCCGTAGAGCAGGTTGGCGCCCAGCGCGCCGCCGCCGTAgtcccccgccgccgccgccgccgcgtccAGCCCCGCCAGGCCTGCCCCCGCGCCGTGCAGCGCGGGCGGGCTGGGCGACAGCTCCTCCAGCTCCGGCGTCGGCGCGGGCGGCTGCGGGCCGGCCTGGGGCGTCGGCGTGGCCGCGCCGTTCTGGCAGGGCTTGCCGTCCTTGACCAGCACGGGCACGGCCACGCGGCGCGGTGacgacggcggcggcggcgggcccaGGCTGGCttcctgctgcagctgctgcgcCGCCTTGTCCTTGGCCTGGCGCTTCATCTTGTAGCGGTGGTTCTGGAACCAGATCTTCACCTGCGTGGGCGTCAGGTGGATCATGCTGGCCAGGTGCTCGCGCTCGGGCGCCGACAGGTACTTCTGCTGCTTGAAGCGCCGCTCCAGCTCGTACACTTGCGCCTGTGAGAACAGCACGCGGCGCTTCCTCCGCGGCGCCGCCGCAGCGTGCAGGGGCGCCAGCGACTTGGCCGCGTCCGCGATGCCCGTCAGCGACCCCATGCCGGCCACGTTCACGCCCGCCGACGGCCCCATGAACCTGGAGACTGGGGAGGGGCCCAAGGGGAAGACCGGTCAGCCGCCGCCGCCCCGCTCTCTTCACACCGCGGCGGCCGCGACGCCGGCGGGGCCGGGTGGGTCCCAGGACGCCCCGCGCGCTTGGGGTCCCAGGGTCCAAGGACGTTCCGCGCGCTCAGGGTCTCAGGGTCCCAGGACGCCCCGCGCGCTCAGGGCCCTAGGATCCCAGGACGCCCCGCGCGCTCAAGGCCCCAGGATCCCAGGACGCCCCGCGCGCTCAGGGCCCCATGGTGTGCGCTCAgggtcccaggatcccaggaCGCCCCGCGTGCTCAGGGCCCAGGGTCCCAGGACGCCCCGCGCGCTCAGGTCCCAGGATCCCAGGACGCCCCGCGCGCTCAGGGTCCCAGGGTCCCAGGACGCCCCGCGCGCTCAGGTCCCAGGGTCCCAGGACGCCCCGCGCGCTCGGGGTCCCAGGGTCCCAGGACGCCCCGCGCGCTCAGTGTTTCGGGGTCCCCCAAGCGCTCCCTGCGCCCCGGGCTGCGGCGGGGAACGCCCGCGCCGTCCGCAGCCCTCCGTCCCGCGCTCCTCGCCCCGCTCACTTGACGAGTAGCGCGGTTCCGGGTTGGCGCCGTACCAGCCGGTGGCCGCAGCGGCCGCGCCGCCCCGCACGCCGTCTGTGTAGGCGGGCAGCTCGCCCACGTTGCCCAGGCCGCCGTTGCAGTAGCCGCCGACAGCACCGTGCGGGAACTGCGAGACGCCGGGCGGCATGTGGTAGGTGGCagctgccgccgccgctgccgccgccgctgccgccgccgccgcgttGTGACCCGCCATGGCGTGCGGGGGCTGCATGCCCCCCGCAGCCGCCTGCGAGGAGGGCCCGGGCGGCGGCGCGCGGTAGGCGGCACCCAGGGGTGTCCCCAGGCCGGGCGGCGTGCCGTCCATGGCGCCGCCGAACTTCTTGTAGGTCTCCTCGATGGGGCTCAGGATGTCGGACACGGAGAAGGGCGTCGTGTGCTTGGGGCTCAACGACATGGCTCGGCGGGCGGCCAGGTAGGGGGGCCCGGGGCGCGCGCGGGTCGCCGCCACCTCGACCGCGGCGGCTGCGCCTGTGACCAGGAGTCGGCGGCGCGGCGAACCCCCCGAGCTGCGGGATCTGGGGTTTATTTTAGTCCGGCGCCGGGTTTACGACAGACTCGGGGGGCGGAGCAACATCCCAAACGAGCAAACAATGGTCCTTGACATCTTTTTTCTCTCAccaacacccccaccccacccccattccccaTAGAGGAGGCAAAAAAGGTAAAGGGGGCAGTTGGATGTTTCTTGAAAGGATCACCCGCTTCGCTTTCTCCATCCTTCCTGCTTCCATCCAGACTTCTTGTCACCCTAGCCCTGGAGCATCAGAAACAGAAACTCAGGCTGGTGTCGAGGCTGGATGTGAAGGACTCCACGCCTCTGCCCGTCAGACCCCAGTTTCctaaagtgacttagtagcaaAGTCTAGGGTGTTCGgagatgggggggtggggcggtggACTGAATGGTGCTAAGTTGAGAGCGGATGGCGGTTTCGCTTAGTCCTCTGCAGCTATCAGCCTCTCACTTGCTCCATCAactaaagtgttaaaaaaaaaaaaaaaaagctcttgggTCCCACCGTAAGAGCGCATAAAGAGATGAGGTACAATGACCGTCCTCTCCCTTTGTAGGGTTTCTAATTTATGCGTCTTTAGACTCTCAAGCATCATTTTGTGGGCAACCAACCGGGCACTTTCAAATTAGCTCAAAGTATCCAAatccaaagaagagaaaacacacagagacacaaataCACGGATGGTAATTTGTAAGTATTCTGTTTCTGCTCTGTGGGGATAGAGGTTAGATAAGGGAAAGAGGTTAGGTTTTCCTGTGTTCTGATGTTTCTTGTTCAGCTCGCACCTGTGAAGTTCTGTACaggtttctttcccttttgttttcct from the Dama dama isolate Ldn47 chromosome 23, ASM3311817v1, whole genome shotgun sequence genome contains:
- the NKX2-4 gene encoding homeobox protein Nkx-2.4; translated protein: MSLSPKHTTPFSVSDILSPIEETYKKFGGAMDGTPPGLGTPLGAAYRAPPPGPSSQAAAGGMQPPHAMAGHNAAAAAAAAAAAAAAATYHMPPGVSQFPHGAVGGYCNGGLGNVGELPAYTDGVRGGAAAAATGWYGANPEPRYSSISRFMGPSAGVNVAGMGSLTGIADAAKSLAPLHAAAAPRRKRRVLFSQAQVYELERRFKQQKYLSAPEREHLASMIHLTPTQVKIWFQNHRYKMKRQAKDKAAQQLQQEASLGPPPPPSSPRRVAVPVLVKDGKPCQNGAATPTPQAGPQPPAPTPELEELSPSPPALHGAGAGLAGLDAAAAAAGDYGGGALGANLLYGRTW